DNA from Comamonas serinivorans:
ACTATAGAACTCAATTCCCACGTCATTGGCAGCCTCATAGAAGGACGCGGGGTCATGTCGGTCAGGATCAAAGTTGTGGCGGCTTCTTTCCAGCCACTCTTCGGCTGCCTTGTCAGCCTCCGATTCAATGTCGTCAAACTGGGAGAGCAGGCGCTTGCGCGCCTGTTCAACGTAGAAGAGGTGGCCATCGATCAGAGACTGCCGAAACGGCCCCCACATTTGGAACAACACATAATCACTCATGCCGTTGCCGCCTTCTTCGCCTTCGGAGTTTTGCCAGAAACGGCGATCATCTTTGTGTAAAGCTCAAACAGCTTTTCTAGCCTCTCGGTGTCATTCTTGAAGCGACGGCCAATGTAGATGCGCTCCAGAACCTCATCGTTGCGCTCGTGAGCCGCACGCAGGTTGTCCGGCATTTTTTCCGGATCGTAGAGTTCGGCAATAGTGGCTGGAAAATGCGCCTCTCGGGCAAGAAGAATTTCTTCAGCGCAACGAGTTAGGTCGCCTTTGTTTTTTTCGGTGAGGGTAGGAATGGGAAATGTATTCCAACCCAAGGTATTGGAATAACGAAAATCAGTCTTCAGCTTGCCGCAAACAGTTGCAATCCAGACAAGGTGCAAGCGGGAGGCAATCAGCGCCAGATTCCAGAGCGGGGCATCGTAGAGAGCAAAAGCGAGGTTGGAAACGATAGTTCCGGCAGGCTCATAACTACAGGGCAGATATTTGCGGGATTCGGAGGAAACGCTGGGTACAATAATCGTTGAATGCTTGCCAAAAAACATTCTTTGGAATTGGTGTGATTTTTCAGCGATGTCTCTTGCCGTTTTTCCGCCATTGAGCCGCAAACTGCGCACATTATGAATGCGTTGAGCTATAGGACGGATAGCCAGTGCTTCAGCCAAATTTTTGTCTTCGATCCACAGGCAGTAACGCTCTAGGCCGCGGATAAGTTCGGCCGAACCATAAATTCTACGAACGAAGAGGTTATTCTGCGCAGGCGTGAGTTGCAAAGCGTCACGCTCGTCTCGTGAGAGCAGCAGATGACCGCCATCTATTGGCGTGTTTCCAAAGGTCATTACGCTCTGCACGCCTAGAGGTTGGCTAGCCTTGTCTACAATGGCGCTCTCGCCTGCTGCCAGATAAGCGTTGATATGCGAGCATTGGCGCTCGATGGTTTGCCCCGAATCATCCAGAGAGAACAAGCGCCTCGGGTTGCGCGGCTGCCTTGTGATGCCAATGATGACTACGGTCACACCTGCGTTGTTACTGGCAAGGTTGGCCCATCGAAAGGATGTGTGAGCAAACTCAATCTGGCAACCGCTGGCAAAGATTTCTGGCCACAGAATCGGGACTTGCAAGCCTTGGCAGATAGAGTTGGTGGACACGAAAGCGGCGGTAGACTGGGTGTTAATGCCGTAGTCAGCCGCCTTCATGAACCAGGCGGCAACATAATCGAGAGATTTCCAGTTCTGAACTCGTTTCTCGAAAATAGCCTGTAATTCAGCCTTATGCTCGTCCTTCTGATCACGTGAGCCAAGATACGGCGGGTTGCCGCAGATATAGGTTTCACCGCCCTCATTCTCAAAATCAATTTGAGCCTGATTCAGCGGGGTTTCAAACAAGTCATCGGCATGCAGTTTTACAC
Protein-coding regions in this window:
- a CDS encoding class I SAM-dependent DNA methyltransferase, giving the protein MNAVEIESAVSDLALQPFDGTEFPFAFLQAFGNKETTIKRLRSGASNKSDLGGVLQTNNIHIAVAQPGEVTKTLAALKASSATTRAKARFILATDGEGFEAEDMETGETVACTYQQFPDHFGFFLPLAGITTVKQVRDSSFDIRATSRLNRLYVELLKDNPDWGAAAQRHEMNHFMARLIFCFFAEDTDIFNGEGLFTATIEQMSARDSSNTHEVISEIFRAMNTKIADRANAKLPRWADGFPYVNGGLFSGSVDVPRFSKIARSYLLHIGSLDWTKINPDIFGSMIQAVADDEERGELGMHYTSVPNILKVLNPLFLDDLRMKLEEAGDNPRTLLNLRKRLARIRVFDPACGSGNFLVIAYKQMREIENTINERRGERGRKSDIPLTNFRGIELRDFSAEIARLALIIAEYQCDVLYRGQKEALLEFLPLSNQNWITCGNALQLDWLSVCPPTGTGVKLHADDLFETPLNQAQIDFENEGGETYICGNPPYLGSRDQKDEHKAELQAIFEKRVQNWKSLDYVAAWFMKAADYGINTQSTAAFVSTNSICQGLQVPILWPEIFASGCQIEFAHTSFRWANLASNNAGVTVVIIGITRQPRNPRRLFSLDDSGQTIERQCSHINAYLAAGESAIVDKASQPLGVQSVMTFGNTPIDGGHLLLSRDERDALQLTPAQNNLFVRRIYGSAELIRGLERYCLWIEDKNLAEALAIRPIAQRIHNVRSLRLNGGKTARDIAEKSHQFQRMFFGKHSTIIVPSVSSESRKYLPCSYEPAGTIVSNLAFALYDAPLWNLALIASRLHLVWIATVCGKLKTDFRYSNTLGWNTFPIPTLTEKNKGDLTRCAEEILLAREAHFPATIAELYDPEKMPDNLRAAHERNDEVLERIYIGRRFKNDTERLEKLFELYTKMIAVSGKTPKAKKAATA